A region from the Brassica napus cultivar Da-Ae chromosome C8, Da-Ae, whole genome shotgun sequence genome encodes:
- the LOC125591499 gene encoding uncharacterized protein LOC125591499, whose protein sequence is MHLRGNGLLETIDSSKTVSDEKKAKAMIFLRHHIHDGLKDEYITKDDPCDLLKSLKERFDHQKYVILPKAKHEWIHLRFQDYKSVSEFNSAMFGITSRMMLCGEKISDYDMIEKTLSTFHLENVIMQQQYRVNGYTRYSELIYDNRKGQGRGRGGNRYHGRGRGRGRRLRPYDERDNKNFHENERNEKDRDDKKQTGKVCYRCGMKGHWVRSFRTPKHLADLYRESQKGKEKGRGETNFISDEPGPFFHGLNDDTHLDISDFLVEPESIDE, encoded by the exons ATGCACCTGAGAGGAAACGGGCTTTTGGAAACCATCGATAGTTCGAAAACGGTGTCGGATGAGAAAAAGGCTAAAGCCATGATATTTTTACGACACCACATCCATGATGGTTTAAAGGATGAATATATTACGAAAGACGATCCTTGTGACCTCTTGAAATCTTTAAAAGAGAGGTTCGATCACCAGAAATATGTGATCTTACCGAAAGCTAAACACGAGTGGATCCATCTCCGGTTCCAGGATTACAAAAGTGTTAGTGAGTTTAATTCCGCGATGTTCGGAATTACTTCGAGGATGATGTTATGTGGAGAGAAAATAAGTGATTATGATATGATCGAGAAAACTCTCTCCACGTTCCATCTTGAAAATGTAATCATGCAGCAACAGTACCGGGTGAATGGATATACTCGTTACTCAGAGTTGAT TTATGATAATAGAAAAGGACAAGGTCGTGGACGTGGTGGAAACCGTTATcatggtcgtggaagaggacgaggaagaagattaCGTCCCTATGATGAAAGAGATAACAAGAACTTCCACGAAAATGAAAGGAATGAAAAGGACCGGGATGATAAAAAGCAAACGGGAAAGGTTTGCTACAGATGCGGCATGAAAGGTCATTGGGTACGTAGTTTCCGTACACCAAAACATTTAGCCGATCTGTATAGAGAATCCCAAAAgggaaaagaaaaaggaagaggTGAAACAAACTTCATCTCTGATGAACCCGGGCCATTCTTTCATGGTTTAAACGATGATACTCATCTCGACATATCAGATTTTCTGGTTGAGCCAGAGAGTATCGATGAGTGA